Proteins encoded in a region of the Microbacterium neungamense genome:
- a CDS encoding aldo/keto reductase, translating to MSPRDVSGVVLPPLGYGAANVGNLFRPLSDDEAWAVLEAAWDAGIRYFDTAPHYGLGLSERRLGAFLQTRPRDEYVLSTKVGRLLRPNPEHAPGGLDVANDFHVPDDLRRVWDFSEAGIRASIAESQERLGIERIDLLYLHDPERHDLDLGIASAVPALEAVRAEGLVAAIGVGSMVTDALARSVREADLDLIMVAGRYTLLEQPAAAEVLPACVRRGTGVVAASVFNSGLLAQSEPRRDGRYEYGALPEELWQRLVRIAAVCRNHDVPLPAAAIRFPLRHGAVRSVVVGGSRPGQLRENAAYAAHPVPEELWTELAEEGLIPA from the coding sequence ATGTCGCCGCGTGACGTCTCCGGAGTGGTGCTGCCGCCGCTCGGTTACGGCGCCGCGAACGTCGGCAACCTGTTCCGCCCGCTGAGCGACGACGAGGCGTGGGCGGTGCTCGAGGCGGCGTGGGATGCCGGCATCCGCTACTTCGACACCGCGCCGCACTACGGACTGGGCCTGTCCGAGCGGCGGCTGGGGGCGTTCCTGCAGACCAGGCCGCGCGACGAGTACGTGCTCTCCACGAAGGTCGGCCGGCTGCTGCGGCCGAACCCGGAGCACGCCCCCGGCGGCCTGGACGTCGCGAACGACTTCCACGTGCCCGACGACCTGCGCCGGGTGTGGGACTTCTCCGAGGCGGGCATCCGGGCGAGCATCGCGGAGTCGCAGGAGCGCCTCGGCATCGAGCGCATCGACCTGCTCTACCTGCACGACCCGGAGCGGCACGACCTCGACCTCGGGATCGCCTCCGCCGTCCCCGCGCTCGAGGCGGTGCGCGCCGAGGGTCTGGTCGCGGCGATCGGGGTCGGGTCGATGGTGACGGATGCCCTGGCGCGCTCGGTCCGGGAGGCCGATCTCGATCTGATCATGGTCGCCGGCCGGTACACCCTGCTCGAGCAGCCCGCGGCCGCCGAGGTGCTGCCGGCATGTGTGCGGCGGGGGACGGGTGTGGTGGCGGCATCCGTGTTCAACTCCGGCCTGCTCGCGCAGAGCGAGCCGCGACGCGACGGCCGGTATGAGTACGGCGCGCTGCCCGAGGAGCTGTGGCAGCGGCTGGTGCGCATCGCCGCGGTGTGCCGCAACCACGACGTGCCGCTGCCGGCCGCCGCGATCCGGTTCCCGCTCCGCCACGGTGCGGTGCGGTCGGTCGTCGTCGGCGGCAGCCGCCCCGGCCAGCTGCGCGAGAACGCCGCCTACGCCGCACATCCCGTCCCTGAGGAGCTCTGGACCGAGCTCGCCGAGGAGGGGCTCATCCCCGCCTGA
- a CDS encoding L-fuconate dehydratase gives MSRIVALETSDIRFPTSLSLDGSDAMNPDPDYSAAYVIVRTDAGDDVSGHAFVFTIGRGNDVQVAAIDALAGHLVGRELEPLLDDMGGTFRALIGDSQLRWLGPEKGVMHMAIGAVINALWDIKAKRAGLPLWQLLSRMTPEEIVDLVDFRYLSNALTRDDALAILRAAEPGRAEREAELLATGYPAYTTSPGWLGYSDEKLERLAREAMADGFTQIKLKVGADLDDDIRRFRKAREVCGPDFPIAIDANQRWEVSEAIAWVNALAEFRPAWIEEPTSPDDVLGHAEIARGVAPIRVATGEHAQNRMIFKQLLQADAVAVMQIDAVRVAGVNENIANLLLAAKFGVPVCPHAGGVGLCEAVQHLSMFDFVAVSGSREGRLIEYVDHLHEHFVVPTDIRRGSYMPPTAPGTGMEMKADSIRTYTWTGRHVAA, from the coding sequence GTGAGCCGCATCGTCGCGCTGGAGACCAGCGACATCCGCTTCCCCACCTCGCTGAGCCTGGACGGCTCGGACGCGATGAACCCGGACCCCGACTACTCCGCCGCCTACGTGATCGTGCGGACGGATGCCGGCGACGACGTCTCCGGCCACGCCTTTGTGTTCACGATCGGCCGCGGCAACGACGTGCAGGTCGCCGCGATCGACGCGCTCGCCGGCCACCTCGTCGGCCGCGAGCTGGAGCCGCTCCTGGACGACATGGGCGGCACCTTCCGCGCCCTGATCGGCGACTCGCAGCTGCGCTGGCTGGGTCCCGAGAAGGGCGTCATGCACATGGCGATCGGCGCCGTGATCAACGCGCTCTGGGACATCAAGGCCAAGCGCGCGGGCCTCCCGCTGTGGCAGCTCCTGTCCCGGATGACGCCTGAGGAGATCGTCGACCTCGTCGACTTCCGCTACCTGAGCAACGCCCTCACCCGCGACGACGCCCTCGCCATCCTCCGCGCCGCCGAACCGGGCCGCGCCGAGCGCGAGGCCGAGCTGCTCGCGACCGGCTACCCGGCGTACACCACCAGCCCCGGCTGGCTCGGCTACTCGGACGAGAAGCTGGAGCGGCTGGCCCGCGAGGCGATGGCCGACGGCTTCACGCAGATCAAGCTCAAGGTCGGCGCCGACCTGGACGACGACATCCGCCGGTTCCGGAAGGCGCGGGAGGTGTGCGGGCCGGACTTCCCGATCGCGATCGACGCCAATCAGCGCTGGGAGGTGTCCGAGGCGATCGCCTGGGTGAACGCCCTCGCGGAGTTCCGCCCGGCATGGATCGAGGAGCCGACCAGCCCGGACGACGTGCTCGGCCACGCCGAGATCGCCCGCGGCGTCGCCCCGATCCGGGTCGCGACCGGCGAGCACGCGCAGAACCGGATGATCTTCAAACAGCTGCTGCAGGCGGATGCCGTCGCGGTGATGCAGATCGACGCCGTGCGCGTGGCCGGGGTGAACGAGAACATAGCCAACCTGCTGCTCGCGGCGAAGTTCGGGGTGCCGGTGTGCCCGCACGCCGGCGGTGTCGGCCTGTGCGAGGCGGTGCAGCACCTGTCCATGTTCGACTTCGTCGCCGTCAGCGGATCCCGCGAGGGCCGGCTGATCGAGTACGTCGACCACCTGCACGAGCACTTCGTCGTGCCCACCGACATCCGCCGCGGCAGCTACATGCCGCCGACGGCGCCCGGCACCGGGATGGAGATGAAGGCGGACAGCATCCGCACCTATACCTGGACGGGACGGCATGTCGCCGCGTGA